A single window of Coffea eugenioides isolate CCC68of chromosome 7, Ceug_1.0, whole genome shotgun sequence DNA harbors:
- the LOC113776955 gene encoding probable polygalacturonase, with product MISEGDQNSIFNTIKASFTRPSWAILLLIFAVLTLFTLQITNKSVFPIPPLFPATIENSGTGSGFGGPKSCSGFFTEVPPRKVVKSIVEFGGVGDGTTSNTAAFRAAMAYMESFTDTGGAQLNVPRGRWLTGNFNLTSNLTLFLEEGAVILGSEDPEDWPIIEPLPSYGRGRERLGGRHISLIHGNNLTNVVITGQNGTIDGQGKMWWDLWWNRTLEHTRGHLVELINSHNILISNLTFRNSPFWTIHPVYCSNVLIKNMTILAPLKAPNTDGIDPDSSMNVCIEDCYIESGDDLVAVKSGWDQYGITMARPSSNIIIRRVSGTTPTCSGVGIGSEMSGGISNVIVEDLHVRDSAAGIRIKTDKGRGGYIENITINNIKMERVKIPLRFSRGANDHPDEGWDPKALPQVKGIVVSNVVSLDTKKAPLLEGIEGSPVEGICMKNISIVGLAPSMAWSCEFVSGYSYDVWPKPCQQLQKNDSIPWCSCT from the exons ATGATATCAGAAGGTGATCAAAACTCAATTTTCAATACAATAAAGGCCAGTTTTACAAGGCCTTCATGGGCAATTCTATTGCTTATCTTCGCAGTTTTGACCCTTTTCACCCTTCAGATCACCAACAAATCAGTTTTTCCGATCCCACCATTATTTCCGGCGACAATCGAAAACTCGGGCACGGGCTCGGGCTTTGGGGGCCCGAAGAgttgttctgggttcttcacgGAGGTGCCGCCGAGAAAGGTGGTGAAATCCATTGTGGAGTTTGGTGGAGTCGGCGATGGAACAACGTCAAATACGGCGGCGTTTAGGGCGGCTATGGCGTATATGGAAAGTTTCACAGACACAGGTGGGGCCCAGTTGAATGTCCCCAGAGGACGGTGGCTTACTGGGAATTTTAATCTCACCAGTAATTTAACGTTATTTCTTGAAGAAGGTGCAGTAATTTTGGGATCAGAG GATCCAGAGGACTGGCCTATTATTGAGCCACTGCCTTCTTATGGAAGAGGAAGAGAAAGGCTTGGAGGAAGGCACATAAGCCTCATCCATGGCAACAACCTAACAAATGTTGTCATTACAG GTCAGAATGGTACAATTGATGGGCAAGGGAAGATGTGGTGGGATCTTTGGTGGAATAGGACTTTGGAACATACCAGGGGCCACCTTGTTGAGCTCATTAACTCTCACAATATTCTAATTTCCAACCTCACTTTTCGAAATTCTCCATTTTGGACCATCCATCCAGTTTATTGCAG TAATGTATTAATAAAAAACATGACAATATTAGCTCCACTCAAAGCCCCAAACACAGACGGAATAGACCCAG ATTCAAGCATGAATGTGTGCATTGAGGATTGTTACATTGAGAGTGGAGATGACCTTGTTGCAGTCAAGAGCGGTTGGGACCAATATGGCATCACCATGGCTCGTCCAAGCTCGAACATCATCATTAGAAGAGTTTCAGGTACAACTCCAACATGTTCTGGGGTTGGAATTGGAAGTGAAATGTCTGGTGGAATTTCAAATGTTATTGTGGAGGATTTGCACGTCCGAGATTCTGCAGCTGGTATTCGGATTAAGACTGATAAGGGAAGAGGGGGATATATCGAAAATATCaccataaataacattaaaaTGGAAAGAGTGAAAATACCCTTGAGATTTAGTAGAGGTGCCAATGACCATCCTGATGAAGGATGGGATCCTAAAGCTCTTCCACAGGTTAAAGGCATTGTTGTGAGTAATGTGGTTAGTTTGGATACTAAAAAGGCTCCTTTATTAGAGGGCATTGAGGGTTCTCCTGTTGAGGGCATTTGCatgaaaaatataagtatagtTGGCTTAGCTCCATCAATGGCATGGAGCTGTGAATTTGTTTCAGGTTATAGTTATGATGTTTGGCCAAAGCCATGTCAACAGTTGCAAAAGAATGACTCTATACCTTGGTGTTCATGCACTTGA